The Apium graveolens cultivar Ventura chromosome 11, ASM990537v1, whole genome shotgun sequence genome has a window encoding:
- the LOC141695882 gene encoding uncharacterized protein LOC141695882, with amino-acid sequence MYCYLRKLHPRTVPRIRDNNSALPGFAYTLELLEGSNTQCQEMMRLSRVAYIQLCKHFKQRGWLQDSRYSTVEEKMAIFLHVISHNDHFIKVKRRFQHSPQTIYKYFHEVLDGMMEFAKEMIVPTPSNQNSNVSRKQRELLKIFPGAVGALDGTLVHAVIPVGQQARYRGRGRGECYQNVLGICDFNMIFTFVRAGWEGVAHDSRILTEVALDPDSGFPVPPPNKYYLCDAAYTNTRGYLTPYRNTRYWLADFNRQRALTKEEKFNHAHGKLRNVIECAYGVLKARFPILKQMAPYSFSTQRDIVIACIVVHNFIRKKKLKDELFDWCDQTSDGEENDEDMEGPINETQWGSQATQYMNDLRDHIASNL; translated from the exons ATGTATTGTTATCTGAGAAAACTTCATCCAAGAACTGTGCCAAGAATAAGAGATAATAATTCAGCGTTGCCCGGATTTGCTTATACATTAGAGTTGTTGGAAGGTTCTAACACTCAATGTCAAGAAATGATGCGTCTTTCTCGTGTTGCATATATTCAACTTTGTAAACACTTTAAACAACGTGGTTGGCTGCAAGATAGTCGATATTCAACAGTTGAAGAGAAAATGGCTATATTTTTACATGTTATAAGCCATAATGATCATTTTATAAAGGTGAAACGTAGGTTTCAACATTCTCCACAAACAATATACAAATATTTTCATGAGGTCTTGGACGGGATGATGGAATTTGCAAAAGAAATGATAGTTCCTACACCTTccaatcaaaattcaaatgtttcaaggaAACAAAGAGAGCTGCTAAAAATATTTCCT GGAGCAGTTGGTGCACTTGATGGTACACTTGTTCATGCTGTTATTCCAGTTGGCCAACAAGCTCGATATAGAGGACGCGGAAGGGGCGAGTGTTACCAAAATGTTTTAGGGATATGTGATTTTAATATGATATTCACATTTGTTCGGGCTGGATGGGAGGGAGTAGCACATGATTCAAGAATATTGACAGAGGTCGCCCTTGATCCTGATTCCGGATTTCCGGTTCCTCCACCAA ATAAATATTATCTTTGTGATGCAGCATATACAAACACCCGCGGTTATTTAACCCCGTACCGTAACACAAGATATTGGTTAGCAGATTTTAATCGTCAACGTGCCTTAACTAAGGAGGAAAAATTTAATCATGCCCACGGAAAATTAAGAAATGTTATCGAGTGTGCTTATGGTGTGCTAAAAGCAAGATTTCCAATCTTAAAACAGATGGCTCCGTATTCATTTTCTACGCAACGAGATATTGTGATTGCTTGTATTGTTGTTCATAATTTTATAAGAAAAAAGAAATTAAAAGATGAATTGTTTGATTGGTGCGATCAAACCAGTGATGGAGAAGAAAATGACGAAGACATGGAAGGACCAATAAATGAAACGCAATGGGGATCTCAAGCCACTCAATACATGAACGATCTTCGGGATCATATTGCTTCGAATTTGTGA